A stretch of DNA from Bacillota bacterium:
ATGGCGTCCACCTATGTCCAGCAGAAGGTAGGCGAACTTAAAGCAGGGTGGGAGTATGCCCGCTCGGGAAATCCCACGCGTGGGGCACTAGAACGCAGTATCGCCGCGCTGGAGAACGCCCAGTATGGGCTGGCGTTTGCTTCTGGGATGGCGGCGGAGACGGCGGTGAGCTCGCTGGTGCGCACCGGGGAGCATATCGTGGCTACCAAAGACATTTATGGGGGAACCTTCCGCCTGTTTCGCCACCTGCGCGAGAAATACGGTATTGAGTCCACCTATGCCGATTTCACCGACCTGAACCGCGTGGAAGAGGCGTTCACCCCCAACACACGGCTGGTGTGGATCGAAAGCCCCTCCAACCCCACGCTGGTGGTGCTGGACATTGCAGCCATCGCCGAACTGGCGCATCGTCGCAACGCCCTGCTGGTGGTGGATAATACCTTCGCCAGCCCCTACCTGCAAACGCCACTGGACCTCGGCGCGGACATTGTGTTGCACAGCACCACCAAGTACATCGGCGGGCACAGCGACCTGATTGGCGGCGCAGTGGTGACCAACGACCCCCAGCTGTATGAGAAACTGTATCGCTACCAGAACGACTTTGGCGGCGTGCCCAGCCCATTCGACTGCTGGCTAACCTTGCGGGGCATCCGCACTCTGCACGTGCGCATGGAGGCGCACTGCCGAAACGCCCTGGCAGTGGCGCAGTTTCTGGAGAGCCACCCGAAGATCGAGTGGGTGCGCTATCCCGGCTTGCCGTCCCATCCACAGCACGAACTGGCACGCAAACAGATGCGCCACGGTTTCAGCGGCATGATTGCGGTGGGCGTGAAAGGGGGCGCGGAAGCCGCCCAGTGCTTCTGCGAAGGCACGAAGATATTCAACCTCGCGGAGAGCCTGGGCGGGGCGGAGTCGCTGATTGGCTACCCACCGAAGATGTCTCATGCTTCGATGAGTTCCGAAGAGCGTGCGTGGTGCGGCATCCCCGATAACATGGTGCGTCTCTCCGTCGGTCTGGAGGACGTGAACGACCTCATCGAAGACCTGCAGCAGGCACTCGAATCCGTTTAGCGCGGACGGTGGCGCAGGAACCGCCGCAGGAATGGCGAAGCAAGACAGGGGATACATTCCATCTGCAATCGGAGGAGCACATGAACCCATTAACGCTGTCGACGCTGAAATCGCTGACCCTGCGGCGGTATGCACGTACCAGGCGCGTGTCCAGCTACGATAAGACAGGCGGCAATGCCGACTTCCGACAGATACCTGCTGGCGAAACCGCTACGTTAGCAGACATCTCTGGTGCAGGCTGCATCACGCATATCTGGTTCACCGTCGCCTGCAAGGACCGCGACTACCTGCGTAAGACCCTGCTGAAGATGTACTGGGACAACGAACCCGAACCGAGCGTCTACGTGCCGTTAGGCGACTTCTTCGGTCTGGGGCACGGCATCGCGCAGTCGTTTGTCTCCGCCCCGCTGGCGACAGTTGCCCCCGCAGAGCTGGACGGCAAGCGCGGCGGCAATATGGCGATGAACTGCTACTGGCAGATGCCTTTTGCCGAGCGGGCGGTCATTCAGGTGGTCAACGAGTGCGATGTGCCCATCGACGCCTTCTACTTCTATATCGACTACGAGGAGTACGATACGCTGCCCGAAGACGCCCTGCGCTTCCACGCCCAGTATCGGCAGGAGTATCCCACGCGCGGGATTAAGGGAGAACTGGCGCGTCAGGGTCTGGATATCGGCTTGTTTTGGCAGGAACCGAACATCGACGGCAAGGAGAACTACGTGATCCTGGAGGCGGAGGGCGCGGGGCACTACGTGGGCTGTGTGCTGTCGGTGCATAACATCGACCCCATTTTGGAGGGACTGACCTGGTGGGGCGAGGGCGACGACATGTTCTTCATCGACGGCGAAGAGCTGTCCTCCCTGAACGGAACCGGTTCGGAGGACTACTTCTGCCACGCCTGGGGGATGCACAATCACGCCTATCCCTACGCGGGCACATCCATCTGGGAGCATGACCCGCGCTACCCCGGACGGCACAAATGCACCAGCTACCGATTCCATATTCAGGACCCGGTGGTTTTCACCAAATCGCTGAAGGTAACCATCGAGCACGGGCACGCCAACCTGCAAAACAACGACTACTCCAGCGTGGCGTTCTGGTATCAGACCGAGCCGCACAAGCCCCATCCGCACATGCCGGGCAAGTGGGAGCGTTGCGCCCGTCCCGACACTTCACGGTAGCGGATATCCAAACAGGAGGAGACTGCGATGAAACTGGCTTGTCAGGATGGCATGGCGCCGGGCAACACGCTTCAGGAGAAGCTGGACAACCTGGCGCAGTTCGGATACGAAGGCATCGAGTTCTGGGGAGCGCAGTTCCTGGACACCGAGCAGGGCGGGATGCGCAAGGAGCGCGTGGCGGAGGTGAAGCGACTCACCCAGAACCACTCCGTTAAGCCCAGCTCCATCTGCGCGGGCTATCGGGGAGCGCTGCTGGACGCCGACCGCCGCGAGCGCGAACGCGCCATGCAGGACATCGAGACCCTGCTGTACGTTGCGGGCGAAATCGGCGCGACGGGCGTGATTGTGGTGCCCATCTTCGGTCCGCCGCGCATCTCCGACCTGTCGCCCTATGCCTCGGCAGTGGATCTGGAGACGGAACTCTTGTGCAAGCTGCTGGAGCCTCTGAGTAAGGTGGCGGAGAAGGCGTGCAGTTACATCCTGCTGGAGCCACTGAACCGCTACGAGACCCACTACATGAACCGGCTCGAGCAGGCGGTCAGCATCTGCCAGCGCGTGGCTGGTTCGCACCTGAAGCTGATGGCGGACTTCTTCCACATGAACATCGAAGAGCGCGACATCCCCGCCGCCATCCGCAGCGCAAAAGGGTACCTCGCGCATGTACATCTCGCCGATAGCACGCGCCTGTTGCCGGGCTACGGGCATACCGACTTCCGGTCGGGCTTCGCGGCACTGAAGGAGATTGGCTTCACCGGCTATATGGCGCTGGAGTGCGGCATTCCGGGCGACCCACGTGAGGAGCTGCCGAAGTGCGCTCAGTACCTGCGGGCGCAGATGGATACATGAATCTTATCCTCGCGCACGATCTGGGCACAACCGGTAATAAGGCGGTGCTGGTGGACGAGCGGGGGCAGATCATCGATACCGCCTTCGCGGGCTACCGCACCGCCCATCCCGCTCCCCTTGCCGCCGAGCAGAACCCTGCCGACTGGTGGCGGACGGTCGTGCGGTGCTGTCGCGTCCTGCTGGAGAAAGACCCCAACCGACGCCGCCAGCTGGTGGCGGTCGGCTTCAGCGGGCACATGAACGGTGTAGTGCTGGTGGACGAGCAGGGCAGACCGCTCCGTCCCGCGCTTATCCATGCCGACATCCGCGCCCAGCAACCGTGTGAACGCCTGCGGCAACGCATGGGTGAGGAGCGATACTACGCCATAACTGGCAACCGCCTCGCACCATTCTACTCCCTGCCCAAGTTGATGATGCTGCAGGAGCGGGAGCCAGAAGTGGTCTCGCAAGCCCGGTGGATGCTGCAATGCAAGGACTACTGTGCGGGCAGACTGACAGGCAGATGGGGCTTTACTGACCCGTCTGATGCCTCGCTGACGGGGATATACGATGTCAAACGCCTTTGCTGGAGCGAGGAGGTGATAGAGGCGACAGGCATTCCCTCTCGTCTGCTGCCTGAAGTGTTCCCCTCGGCGACGGTCATCGGTGGTGTAACCGCGCAGGCGGCGCGGGCAACGGGGCTGCCCGAAGGATTGCCTGTGGTGCTGGGCGCGGGGGATGGCGCGTGCGCCACAGTAGGGGCAGGCGTGGTGGAGCCGGGTGGGTGTTACACCTACGTGGGCGCTACGGCATGGACCTCCTGTTTGCGCGAGCGGTTCACGCCAGACAAGCAGATGCGCCTCACCACGCTGATGTCCGCGCAGGCGGGGCGATGGGTGCAGTTCGGCACGGTGCAGTCGGCGGGCAGCGCGTGGGACTGGTTCACCCGTCTGTTCGGCGGGCGAGCCTCTGCCAAGCGGCTGCAACAGGAAGCGGCGCAGGTGCGCGCAGGCAGTGAAGGGCTTCTCTATCTGCCCTACCTCAGTGGCGAGCGCGCGCCCATCTGGAACCCACAGGCGAAAGGCGTTTTCTTCGGGCTGCAGGCACATCACACGCGGGGGCATCTGGCAAGGGCGGTGCTGGAGGGGGTCGCGTGTGCACTGGCAAGCATTCTGGACGTGATGCGCGAGCACGGAGAGGTTGCCGAGACGGTGCGCGTGGTGGGCGGCGGCACGCGCAACGCGGAATGGATGCGCATTCTGGCAGACATGTACGGCTGTCCGATAGAAATCCCCCATCACGCGGAGACCAGCACGGCGCTGGGCGCGGCGGTGATTGCGGGGGTGGCGGTGGGCGCGTATGAGTCCTTCGGTATCGCCAAACGGATTGCCGCGCCCACGAGGCGGATGGAGCCCCGCGAGGAGAACGCCGCTCTCTACCGCCACCAGCGCACGCAGTTTGGCGAGTTGTATGAAACAGTGAGATGGATGTACAGGTAACCTGAGGGCGCGTGCTTGCCTATTGTTACCAGTGGCGAGTCACATTTAATTCCCAGTTTGAAATGTCACATATCCAAATGGAGAACACCAGCGGCAGGTCTACCTCTTCAGGCAAAGCGCGGTAACGATTCGGCACGCAACGGGTATACTGCTGGTTATACCAGGGCAGAAACTGCTCCTGCAGGAAGCGGTTCGCCTGCGTGTAGTCGGTGATGCCTGCTAACCGCATCTGCTTGATGAGCCTGTCTTGGAAGAAGCGGAACAGACGTTCCACCCTGCCTTTGGCTTGGGGGGTATGGGCGTAGAGTATCGCAATGCCCAACTCGGCTAACGCACGGACGATGTGACATTTCAAATTGGGAATAAAATAGGACATTTCAAATTGGAAACCACAAACAGGCTAGCCCCTCCTTGACAAACCGCCATCCCTTCCGTTATACTCTATGCAACGGGTTCCTTTAAGTCCGTCCAGCGAGGCGGACAAGGAGCGATGCATAGTGCCTGCCCGCTCAGCACCTCTCCTTGCCGCCCGCACAGCAAAAGGAGGCACGCATGCCCACCGAAGTGAAAGTGATGGATGCCCACGAGATGCGGCGCGCGCTGACCCGCATCGCACACGAGATTCTGGAGCGCAACAAAGGCGCGGAAGACTTAGTACTGGTGGGCATCCTGCGAAGAGGCGCACCGCTGGCGCACCGCCTGAGCCGACTGATTGAACACATCGAAGGCACCGCCGTGCCCGTCGGCGAGCTGGACATCTCCCTTTACCGCGACGACTACCGCACCCGCACCGTTTCCGACATCGGCGCAACGCGCATCCCGGTGGACATCACCGGCAAAAAGGTGGTGCTGGTGGACGAGGTCATCTATACCGGGCGCACCGTCCGCGCTGCCATCACCGCGCTGATGGATTTGGGGCGTCC
This window harbors:
- a CDS encoding cystathionine gamma-synthase; amino-acid sequence: MRFGTKAIRSGQEPDPITGAVVPPIHMASTYVQQKVGELKAGWEYARSGNPTRGALERSIAALENAQYGLAFASGMAAETAVSSLVRTGEHIVATKDIYGGTFRLFRHLREKYGIESTYADFTDLNRVEEAFTPNTRLVWIESPSNPTLVVLDIAAIAELAHRRNALLVVDNTFASPYLQTPLDLGADIVLHSTTKYIGGHSDLIGGAVVTNDPQLYEKLYRYQNDFGGVPSPFDCWLTLRGIRTLHVRMEAHCRNALAVAQFLESHPKIEWVRYPGLPSHPQHELARKQMRHGFSGMIAVGVKGGAEAAQCFCEGTKIFNLAESLGGAESLIGYPPKMSHASMSSEERAWCGIPDNMVRLSVGLEDVNDLIEDLQQALESV
- a CDS encoding DUF2961 domain-containing protein yields the protein MNPLTLSTLKSLTLRRYARTRRVSSYDKTGGNADFRQIPAGETATLADISGAGCITHIWFTVACKDRDYLRKTLLKMYWDNEPEPSVYVPLGDFFGLGHGIAQSFVSAPLATVAPAELDGKRGGNMAMNCYWQMPFAERAVIQVVNECDVPIDAFYFYIDYEEYDTLPEDALRFHAQYRQEYPTRGIKGELARQGLDIGLFWQEPNIDGKENYVILEAEGAGHYVGCVLSVHNIDPILEGLTWWGEGDDMFFIDGEELSSLNGTGSEDYFCHAWGMHNHAYPYAGTSIWEHDPRYPGRHKCTSYRFHIQDPVVFTKSLKVTIEHGHANLQNNDYSSVAFWYQTEPHKPHPHMPGKWERCARPDTSR
- a CDS encoding sugar phosphate isomerase/epimerase, whose protein sequence is MKLACQDGMAPGNTLQEKLDNLAQFGYEGIEFWGAQFLDTEQGGMRKERVAEVKRLTQNHSVKPSSICAGYRGALLDADRRERERAMQDIETLLYVAGEIGATGVIVVPIFGPPRISDLSPYASAVDLETELLCKLLEPLSKVAEKACSYILLEPLNRYETHYMNRLEQAVSICQRVAGSHLKLMADFFHMNIEERDIPAAIRSAKGYLAHVHLADSTRLLPGYGHTDFRSGFAALKEIGFTGYMALECGIPGDPREELPKCAQYLRAQMDT
- the xylB gene encoding xylulokinase, yielding MRSVPAGADGYMNLILAHDLGTTGNKAVLVDERGQIIDTAFAGYRTAHPAPLAAEQNPADWWRTVVRCCRVLLEKDPNRRRQLVAVGFSGHMNGVVLVDEQGRPLRPALIHADIRAQQPCERLRQRMGEERYYAITGNRLAPFYSLPKLMMLQEREPEVVSQARWMLQCKDYCAGRLTGRWGFTDPSDASLTGIYDVKRLCWSEEVIEATGIPSRLLPEVFPSATVIGGVTAQAARATGLPEGLPVVLGAGDGACATVGAGVVEPGGCYTYVGATAWTSCLRERFTPDKQMRLTTLMSAQAGRWVQFGTVQSAGSAWDWFTRLFGGRASAKRLQQEAAQVRAGSEGLLYLPYLSGERAPIWNPQAKGVFFGLQAHHTRGHLARAVLEGVACALASILDVMREHGEVAETVRVVGGGTRNAEWMRILADMYGCPIEIPHHAETSTALGAAVIAGVAVGAYESFGIAKRIAAPTRRMEPREENAALYRHQRTQFGELYETVRWMYR
- the pyrR gene encoding bifunctional pyr operon transcriptional regulator/uracil phosphoribosyltransferase PyrR, with the translated sequence MPTEVKVMDAHEMRRALTRIAHEILERNKGAEDLVLVGILRRGAPLAHRLSRLIEHIEGTAVPVGELDISLYRDDYRTRTVSDIGATRIPVDITGKKVVLVDEVIYTGRTVRAAITALMDLGRPACIQLAVLIDRGHRELPIRPDYVGKNLPTSRQEFVEVRLEELHGEDSVSIRKPDQERQA